Proteins from a genomic interval of Zingiber officinale cultivar Zhangliang chromosome 2A, Zo_v1.1, whole genome shotgun sequence:
- the LOC122040352 gene encoding 36.4 kDa proline-rich protein-like: MALVVVVLMMTLIATCASFWLPLTAPLPITEPFYASKPPKSPPITELPQLPLPPPPPTLQPPLTASNEPFKALKHSKSATKLPPNPSSPSIELLPIQQPTQQLPPPPPHLGTVHMGVDAADSQATCTAPPLLPLSAPSPIPEPFDLSKPPKSPPITELPQLPLPPPPPTFLSPITASNEPFKAPKPAKSVPKLPSKPPSPSIELPPIELPPIQLPPQPLAPPPPPL; encoded by the exons ATGGCTCTTGTGGTGGTGGTTCTGATGATGACGCTCATCGCTACCTGCGCTTCCTTCTGGCTTCCGCTCACTGCTCCACTGCCGATCACAGAGCCATTCTACGCCTCGAAGCCTCCAAAGTCACCGCCGATCACAGAGCTGCCACAGCTGCCGCTTCCACCTCCACCACCCACCTTGCAGCCACCACTCACGGCCTCCAATGAGCCCTTCAAGGCCCTCAAGCACTCAAAGTCGGCTACAAAGTTGCCCCCAAATCCGTCGTCTCCATCGATTGAGCTGCTGCCGATTCAGCAGCCAACACAGCAGCTTCCACCACCCCCACCACACCT GGGGACTGTTCACATGGGGGTTGACGCCGCCGACTCGCAGGCTACATGTACTGCCCCTCCTCTT CTTCCGCTCTCTGCTCCATCGCCGATCCCAGAGCCATTCGACCTCTCGAAGCCTCCAAAGTCACCGCCGATCACAGAGCTGCCACAACTGCCGCTTCCACCTCCACCACCCACCTTCCTGTCACCAATCACGGCCTCCAATGAGCCCTTCAAGGCCCCCAAGCCCGCAAAGTCGGTTCCAAAGTTGCCCTCAAAGCCGCCGTCTCCATCGATTGAGCTGCCGCCGATTGAGTTACCGCCGATTCAGCTGCCACCGCAGCCGCTTGCACCACCCCCACCACCCCTGTGA